One window of the Salvelinus fontinalis isolate EN_2023a chromosome 2, ASM2944872v1, whole genome shotgun sequence genome contains the following:
- the LOC129825858 gene encoding nucleosome-remodeling factor subunit BPTF-like isoform X4: MRGKRGRPPKTLRMQEPSSEPERGLRPRRELRAKGRGSAEVDFESPKRGNNSSSRGRRKVGSSRGRGRGRGCGGRGTRGRRSIARSVVYDDHESDEDDDAVSLRSEEDELIEEETITDEEEEALNEESDPLEEILEEDDDASYCTESSFRSQSTHGSTPGRKRTRVHCPRSPIFEEKEIPPLELPRTSEDLMVPSEELLNVSSIYEVLRNFSTVLRLSPFRFEDFCAALVGQEQCTLMAETHTALLKAILREEDTSNTTFGPADLKDSVNSTLYFIDGMTWPEVVRAYCESDQEYHHVLPYQEVEDYPYGPLDSKIKVLQFLVDQFLTTNIAREELMSEGVVQYDDHCRVCHRLGDLLCCETCSAVYHLECVKPPLVEVPEDEWQCEICVAHKVPGVTDCVTEMQKSKPYIRQEPIGYDRHRRQYWFLNRRIIVEEDGEHEKKKIWYYSTKVQLGGLIECLDKEYWENDLCAVLEEMREEVHTHMDITEDLTNKARGNNKAFLTAANDEILERVHGRQERRAAEQAEKATTDTTKIEEETPTHCSPLPDHRELQDPESKEEASSQGKTGVALLSAAAPPAGEENTTVHPPKPGSSTQDGTLPKHEPPKPAEVSCSAASESRESGEASMDPEQERPDDKPVDSESHGEEDPSAQCQPTPTPPHPGDENSNSSHVSAPGVLRRPEEPNLADRSSQSSITSQDDTGEGNEIGNGEGSASGWTNNRIVTRLRNPDSKLSQQKTQGDGSPTPRDSKETSPPSSESEVARLGTVRKDLSVKGILNNFFKLGQEGKFRVYHNQFSTNTLGLNKHQHREDHDKRRHLSHKFSLTPAGDFKWNGSIHGSKVLTISTLRLTIIQLETNVPAPFLHPNWASHRTNWIKAVQMCSKAREFALALAIMECAIKPVVMLPVWKDALGHTRLHRMTSMEREEKEKGKKREKKLEDEETMQQATWVKYTIPIKHQVWKQKGEEYRVTGYGGWSWVSKTHVHRFVPRLPGNTNVNYRKALEAAKTGKENATSGPNKQKCLPKAPTSSETQAKEESTPITEEKDKEETSTMESSGSTSPGEGQTLKEKEEKNITEKVEEKKDDQVEEKTEDKMDVDPSPPDTCLSEEEGIVDSKCPPSLTDPAVKEEPGEEEEPKQEDSEAKPPVRPFNWDVVNVSEGFQLRTAYKKKVKTSKLDGLLERRVKQFTLEEKQRLERLKQQSALAKHTVSKEKVNTGTPTTIKASTADKLAVSTSLKAEGQADSVVKDTIVKRLDFDQEQPVKSQPSGETDNLDVRLGSTCKPQAAGATGPNLNTTGLANHESSVQGNGGDALSQTELNGGSQKSIDLNNKVNLTSLEPALGAPKPPRAEVTIAGENGRKHGYEETEQGNGQREIESMDVNQSKPHLVQVNGKDAVDTKAPVDSKMHLNLANKVDTKVMLQTLEGEIKTLPVKEPVKSIMNGTLSQDGLKVNNTVLATSPALAGVERKVVVSEPDYLPPQKVARLENNGDRVVDSVTSSLLGPPTGVPTVSNRTKSEPMEIGQTASNKITPFPIPTAEESSLSNNTIVNSSSSTGVLKTITQVTTTTTTTMSTESRTVQIAEVSSSTKPAVMPAAESSAVSTLTTMTKTTVTRVSSPTLEAAVSEETKTVVTAMLTDAKSGPSGSSVTSMTVSKEYSTRDRVRLLKFSRSKKTRSGTALPSYRKFVTKSSKKSIFVLPNDDLKKLVRRGGIREVPIFNYNAKPALDIWPYPSPRPTFGITWRYRLQTVKSLAGVSLMLRLLWACLRWDDMAVKPSPAVGTTRTESSETAITTTEIIKRRDVGPHGIRSEYCIRKIICPIGVTEAPKETPTPQRKGLRSSALRPKKPEPAKQTGPIVLETWVAEEELEIWEIRAFSERVEREKAQAADQAKVSRTLKTAEEAKAQLEAQLKHQRLAAQQKRLEQQKPGATTTSTPTSTPTTSASGTPASLTSQVTPGTKLVLATKLGTPVTFQQNKNFHQSFASWVKQGQGSPASTCSRATVANSMVTTSGQTFQISASPVTMAGQVITAKLSIPANSKIVTVNMPTTQGGMVQVQQNVLGIIPSSTPGNQRTYSSFQNRNATINIRPNTATSTTTQPVIATGAQIRPGMSVIRSPLQQGTTMGKTIIRTPLMMQQGILPASQQQVVTQIIRGQPVSTAVSSASPVQTSAGQRMLGAAPSPRPVTPAPGQSPSPSTPQGGRPQQGQVKLTLAQLTQLTQGAQGGNQGLTVVIQGQGQTTGQLQVIPQGVTVIPGPGQQLMQAAMPNGQVQRFLFTPGASAPAPTLATTASAAVTPVTATTTTPSVPALSQPPVQTPATSQAPAQPVQPPQQAIAHVQPPATSQAPAQPVQPPQQAIAHVQPPQQAIAHVQPPQQAIAHVQPPQQAIAHVQPPQQAIAHVQPPQQAIAHVQPPQQAIAHVQPPQQAIAHVQPPQQAIAHVQPPQQAIAHVQPPQQAIAHVQPPQQAIAHVQPPQQAIAHVQPPQQAIAHVQPLQQAIAHVQPPQQAIAHVQPPQQAIAHVQPPQQAIAHVQPPQQAIAPVQPPQQPIAPVQPPALAPAHPPVSTHQTQPPQTQVHIPLQSPTALPIQQIAQIPTSPQQVHMKTLSVSPSITQGTVRPIQAHAQLQPQVPAQIRPQQLQLHHQHQLITVPGLQQQVQVLGTIQTHVAAQLQAQQGGAVPQQIKLQLPIQIQQAGGQVQAHQIQNVVTIQTASVQDHLQRIQQLREQQQKKKQQEAKREQSLQASSPSDIIQKQVVMKQNAVIDNLKQRKTMTPAEREENQRIIVCNQVMKFILDKIDKDEKQAAKKRKKEESVEQKRSKQNATKLSALLFKHKEQLKAEILKKRALLDKELQLEVQEELRRDISRLRKEKEKAQAAASQAAAAAAAAQVASSLSPTMASPSSAHKRRRDDERDSSSAKPKKKKMISTTSKDHKKEVKLYCVCKTPYDEAKFYIGCDLCSNWFHGACVGITEKEAKKMDDYVCNGCKQGQDSQDSEGTTEELYCICRTPYDETQFYIGCDRCQNWYHGRCVGILQSEATHIDEYVCPQCQSTEDAMTVLTPLTDKDYEGLRRILRSLQAHKMAWPFLEPVDPNDAPDYYGVIKEPMDLSTMEDRLQKRYYNKLTEFVADMTKVFDNCRYYNPNDSPFFQCAEVLESFFVQKLKGFKASRL, from the exons ACTGAAGGCCATCCTGCGTGAGGAAGACACCTCCAACACCACGTTCGGTCCTGCTGACCTCAAGGACAGCGTCAACTCCACCCTCTACTTCATTGATGGTATGACGTGGCCCGAGGTGGTCCGTGCCTACTGCGAGAGCGACCAGGAGTACCACCATGTCCTGCCCTACCAGGAGGTGGAGGACTACCCCTACGGCCCTCTGGACAGTAAGATCAAGGTGCTGCAGTTCTTAGTGGATCAGTTCCTCACCACCAACATCGCCCGCGAGGAGTTGATGTCAGAGGGGGTGGTGCAGTATGATGACCACTGCAGGGTGTGCCACAGGTTGGGGGACCTGTTGTGCTGTGAGACCTGCTCTGCCGTCTACCATCTGGAGTGTGTGAAGCCGCCGCTGGTGGAGGTGCCGGAGGACGAATGGCAGTGTGAGATCTGCGTGGCACACAAGGTGCCCGGGGTCACAGACTGTGTGACAGAGATGCAGAAGAGCAAACCCTACATCCGCCAGGAGCCCATCGGCTACGACCGCCACCGGAGGCAATACTGGTTCCTAAACCGAAGGATAATTGT TGAGGAGGACGGGGAGCATGAGAAGAAGAAGATCTGGTACTACAGCACAAAGGTCCAGCTGGGAGGGCTGATAGAGTGTCTAGACAAGGAGTACTGGGAAAACGACCTGTGTGCTGTCCtcgaggagatgagagaggaggtgcACACTCACATGGACATCACTGAGGACCTCACCAACAAGGCCCGCGGCAACAATAAGGCCTTCCTCACGGCAGCCAACG aTGAGATCCTGGAGCGTGTGCACGGCAGGCAGGAACGGCGAGCAGCGGAGCAGGCAGAGAAGGCCACTACAGACACCACCAAGATAGAGGAAGAGACGCCCACACACTGCTCTCCACTACCAGACCACAGAGAGCTCCAAGACCCCGAGTCTAAGGAGGAGGCAAGCTCACAAGGGAAGACTGGAGTTGCTCTTCTAT CAGCTGCAGCTCCCCCTGCTGGAGAAGAGAACACCACCGTCCACCCCCCTAAGCCTGGCTCGTCTACCCAGGACGGCACTCTCCCTAAACATGAACCCCCTAAGCCTGCTGAGGTGTCCTGCTCGGCCGCCTCTGAGAGCAGGGAGAGTGGGGAGGCCTCCATGGATCCTGAGCAGGAGAGGCCAG atgATAAGCCTGTAGACTCAGAGTCCCATGGAGAGGAGGACCCCTCTGCCCAGTGCCAGCCTACtcccacaccaccacaccctggAGACGAGAACAGCAACAGCAGCCACGTCTCAGCGCCTGGGGTCCTCAGGAGGCCTGAAGAGCCAAACCTCGCTGACAGGTCCTCTCAGTCCTCCATCACCAGCCAGGACGACACGG GTGAAGGCAATGAGATTGGGAATGGTGAGGGTTCAGCGTCTGGATGGACTAACAATCGCATAGTGACTCGTCTGCGTAACCCGGACAGCAAGCTGAGCCAGCAAAAGACCCAGGGAGATGGCAGCCCTACACCCAGGGACAGCAAGGAG ACATCTCCTCCCAGCTCTGAGAGTGAAGTGGCTCGTCTGGGTACTGTGAGGAAAGACTTGTCGGTGAAGGGCATCCTGAACAACTTCTTCAAGCTGGGCCAGGAGGGCAAGTTCCGAGTCTACCACAACCAGTTCAGCACCAACACACTGGGCCTCAACAAGCACCAGCATCGTGAGGACCACGACAAGCGCCGCCACCTGTCCCATAAGTTCAGCCTAACCCCCGCCGGGGATTTCAAGTGGAACGGCTCCATCCACGGCTCCAAGGTGCTGACCATATCCACCCTGCGGCTCACCATCATCCAGCTGGAGACCAATGTCCCCGCCCCCTTCCTGCACCCAAACTGGGCCTCGCACAG GACAAACTGGATTAAAGCGGTGCAGATGTGCAGTAAGGCTCGGGAGTTTGCCTTGGCGCTGGCCATCATGGAGTGTGCCATCAAACCAGTGGTCATGCTGCCTGTCTGGAAAGATGCGCTTGGACACACCAG GCTCCATCGCATGACCTCCATGGAgcgggaggagaaagagaaagggaaaaagagagagaaaaaactggaggatgaggagactatgCAGCAGGCCACCTGGGTGAAGTACACCATCCCCATCAAACACCAG gTGTGGAAGCAGAAGGGGGAGGAGTACAGAGTAACTGGGTACGGGGGCTGGAGCTGGGTCAGTAAGACTCACGTCCATCGCTTTGTTCCCAGGCTACCAGGgaacaccaacgtcaactaccgcAAAGCACTCGAAG CAGCTAAAACTGGCAAAGAAAATGCAACATCCGGCCCGAACAAACAAAAATGTTTGCCCAAAGCACCAACAAGCTCGGAAACCCAGGCAAAAGAAGAGTCTACTCCAATTACTGAAGAAAAAGACAAGGAGGAAACCTCCACCATGGAGTCATCTGGGAGCACTTCACCAGGAGAGGGGCAGACTCtgaaagagaaggaagagaaaaaTATCACAGAGAAGGTGGAGGAGAAGAAAGATGATCAGGTGGAGGAGAAGACTGAGGACAAGATGGATGTTGACCCCAGTCCACCAGACACCTGTCTCAGTGAGGAAGAAG GTATAGTGGACAGCAAATGCCCCCCATCACTGACTGACCCTGCTGTTAAGGAGGAGCCCGGGGAGGAAGAAGAACCTAAGCAGGAGGACTCTGAGGCCAAGCCACCTGTCCGCCCATTCAACTGGGATGTGGTGAACGTCAGCGAGGGCTTCCAGCTCCGTACGGCCTACAAGAAGAAGGTGAAGACGTCCAAGCTCGACGGGCTGCTGGAGCGCAGAGTGAAACAGTTCACCCTGGAGGAGAAGCAGAGGCTAGAGCGCCTCAAACAGCAGTCAGCCCTGGCCAAACACACAGTCTCCAAGGAGAAAGTTAATACAGGGACTCCCACCACCATCAAGGCTTCTACAGCAGACAAGTTAGCAGTGAGCACTAGTCTGAAAGCTGAGGGACAAGCAGACTCAGTAGTTAAAGACACAATTGTTAAAAGGCTTGACTTTGACCAGGAGCAGCCAGTGAAATCCCAGCCCTCAGGAGAGACAGATAATCTGGACGTCAGATTAGGCTCCACCTGTAAACCCCAGGCAGCAGGAGCCACAGGCcccaacctcaacaccacagggTTGGCCAACCATGAGAGCAGCGTTCAGGGCAATGGTGGGGATGCGTTATCTCAAACGGAGCTGAATGGAGGCTCCCAGAAAAGCATAGACCTCAACAACAAAGTCAATTTGACATCTCTAGAACCGGCTTTAGGTGCCCCCAAACCTCCCAGAGCAGAAGTGACGATAGCAGGAGAAAACGGTAGGAAGCATGGTTATGAGGAGACAGAGCAAGGTAATGGACAGAGGGAGATAGAAAGCATGGACGTAAACCAAAGCAAACCACATTTAGTGCAGGTGAACGGGAAAGACGCTGTTGACACCAAGGCTCCTGTAGACTCAAAGATGCACTTAAACCTGGCCAACAAAGTGGACACCAAGGTCATGCTCCAGACGTTAGAGGGTGAGATCAAAACACTGCCAGTGAAGGAGCCTGTAAAATCCATTATGAACGGTACTCTCTCTCAGGACGGGTTAAAGGTCAACAACACTGTGTTAGCCACCAGCCCAGCCTTGGCGGGCGTAGAGAGAAAGGTTGTGGTGTCCGAGCCTGACTATCTGCCACCTCAGAAGGTTGCCAGACTGGAGAATAATGGCGACAGGGTGGTAGACTCCGTCACGTCGTCACTGTTAGGGCCGCCCACTGGTGTTCCCACGGTAAGCAACAGGACCAAGTCTGAGCCAATGGAAATTGGGCAGACGGCATCCAATAAGATCACCCCGTTTCCTATCCCCACTGCAGAGGAGTCCAGCTTGAGTAACAACACCAtagtgaacagtagtagcagtactggGGTGCTGAAGACCATCACCCAAGtcaccacaaccactactaccaccatgtcaacAGAGTCTCGCACGGTGCAGATAGCCGAGGTCTCCAGCAGCACTAAGCCTGCAGTGATGCCTGCTGCAGAGAGCAGTGCTGTGTCCACCCTCACCACCATGACCAAGACCACCGTCACCAGGGTCAGCTCCCCGACCCTCGAGGCCGCTGTCTCCGAGGAAACCAAGACTGTTGTCACTGCAATGTTGACAGATGCCAAATCTGGCCCCTCAGGCTCTTCAGTCACCTCCATGACAGTCAGTAAGGAGTACTCCACCAGAGACCGTGTCCGGCTGCTAAAGTTCTCCCGCTCCAAGAAGACCCGCTCTGGCACGGCCCTCCCCTCCTACCGCAAGTTTGTCACCAAGAGTAGCAAAAAGAGCATCTTTGTACTGCCTAATGATGACCTGAAGAAGCTGGTGAGGAGAGGGGGCATCAGAGAGGTACCCATCTTCAACTACAACGCCAAGCCAGCCCTGGACATCTGGCCCTATCCCTCCCCCAGACCCACCTTTGGAATCACGTGGAG ATACCGTCTCCAGACTGTGAAGTCTCTGGCGGGGGTCAGTCTGATGCTGCGGCTGCTCTGGGCCTGCCTGAGGTGGGATGACATGGCTGTCAAGCCCTCCCCTGCTGTAGGAACCACCCGCACAG AATCCTCGGAGACGGCGATCACCACAACAGAGATCATCAAGCGGCGAGATGTGGGGCCGCACGGCATCCGGTCTGAATACTGCATCAGGAAGATCATCTGCCCAATTGGCGTTACCGAAGCTCCCAAAG AAACTCCCACTCCCCAGAGGAAAGGCCTGCGCTCCAGCGCTCTGAGGCCAAAGAAGCCTGAGCCGGCCAAGCAGACTGGACCAATCGTCTTAGAGACGTGGGTGGCCGAGGAGGAGCTGGAGATCTGGGAGATCAGAGCCTTTTCAGAAAG ggtggagagggagaaggccCAGGCTGCAGACCAGGCTAAGGTTAGTAGAACGCTGAAGACAGCAGAGGAGGCCAAGGCCCAATTGGAGGCTCAGCTAAAGCACCAGAGATTGGCTGCTCAGCAG AAACGGTTGGAGCAACAGAAGCCTGgtgccaccaccacctccacccccaccagcACCCCTACAACCTCAGCCTCTGGCACTCCGGCATCCCTGACCAGCCAGGTCACCCCGGGGACTAAACTGGTCCTGGCCACCAAGCTGGGGACACCTGTCACATTCCAGCAGAACAAGAACTTCCATCAGTCGTTTGCTTCCTGGGTCAAGCAGGGCCAGGGTAGTCCAG CCTCCACCTGCTCACGGGCCACCGTGGCCAACAGCATGGTCACCACCTCTGGGCAAACGTTCCAGATCTCTGCCAGCCCGGTGACCATGGCTGGCCAGGTCATCACCGCCAAGCTATCCATTCCGGCCAACAGCAAGATTGTTACGGTCAACATGCCAACCACACAAGGAG GTATGGTGCAAGTCCAGCAGAATGTCCTGGGCATTATTCCATCCAGTACCCCAGGCAACCAGCGGACCTACTCCTCATTCCAGAACCGCAACGCAACCATCAACATCAGACCCAACACCGCCACCTCAACCACCACTcagccg GTCATTGCCACCGGAGCCCAGATCCGTCCGGGCATGTCGGTGATCCGATCACCCCTGCAGCAGGGCACCACCATGGGCAAAACCATCATCAGAACCCCCTTGATGATGCAACAAGGTATTCTACCAGCCA GCCAGCAGCAGGTGGTGACTCAGATCATCCGGGGCCAACCTGTCTCCACAGCCGTTTCCAGTGCCAGCCCTGTGCAGACCAGCGCAGGCCAGAGGATGCTGGGTGCCGCCCCGTCCCCCCGTCCTGTCACCCCTGCCCCCGGGCAGTCCCCATCACCATCCACTCCCCAAGGCGGCCGACCACAGCAGGGACAGGTCAAACTCACCCTGGCCCAGCTCACCCAGCTAACGCAGGGGGCACAG gGAGGGAACCAGGGTCTCACAGTAGTAatccagggacagggacagaccacAGGCCAGCTGCAGGTTATCCCCCAGGGGGTGACAGTCATCCCAGGCCCTGGGCAGCAGCTCATGCAGGCTGCCATGCCCAACGGCCAGGTGCAGCGCTTCCTCTTCACCCCAGGGGCATCAGCCCCTGCCCCCACCCTCGCCACCACAGCCAGTGCTGCTGTCACACCCGTCACAgccaccacaacaacaccctcAGTGCCAG CACTGTCTCAGCCTCCGGTTCAGACTCCCGCCACCTCTCAAGCACCGGCACAACCAGTCCAGCCTCCTCAACAGGCTATCGCTCATGTCCAGCCTCCCGCCACCTCTCAAGCACCGGCACAACCAGTCCAGCCTCCTCAACAGGCTATCGCTCATGTCCAGCCTCCTCAACAGGCTATCGCTCATGTCCAGCCTCCTCAACAGGCTATCGCTCATGTCCAGCCTCCTCAACAGGCTATCGCTCATGTCCAGCCTCCTCAACAGGCTATCGCTCATGTCCAGCCTCCTCAACAGGCTATCGCTCATGTCCAGCCTCCTCAACAGGCTATCGCTCATGTCCAGCCTCCTCAACAGGCTATCGCTCATGTCCAGCCTCCTCAACAGGCTATCGCTCATGTCCAGCCTCCTCAACAGGCTATTGCTCATGTCCAGCCTCCTCAACAGGCTATCGCTCATGTCCAGCCTCCTCAACAGGCTATCGCTCATGTCCAGCCTCCTCAACAGGCTATCGCTCATGTCCAGCCTCCTCAACAGGCTATCGCTCATGTCCAACCCCTTCAACAGGCTATCGCTCATGTCCAGCCCCCTCAACAGGCTATCGCTCATGTCCAGCCCCCTCAACAGGCTATCGCTCATGTCCAGCCCCCTCAACAGGCTATCGCTCATGTCCAGCCCCCTCAACAGGCTATCGCTCCAGTCCAGCCCCCTCAACAGCCTATCGCTCCAGTCCAGCCCCCTGCCCTCGCTCCTGCCCACCCTCCAGTGTCCACACATCAGACTCAACCTCCTCAGACTCAAGTCCACATCCCCCTCCAGTCTCCCACTGCCTTACCCATCCAGCAGATAGCCCAGATCCCAACCTCTCCACAACAGGTCCatatgaaaactctctcggtctCCCCCTCTATCACCCAGGGCACAGTGAGGCCTATCCAGGCCCATGCTCAACTCCAGCCCCAGGTTCCGGCTCAGATCAGGCCGCAGCAGCTGCagctccaccaccaacaccagcTGATCACAGTGCCGGGGCTGCAGCAGCAGGTCCAGGTGCTGGGCACCATCCAGACCCACGTGGCGGCCCAGCTCCAGGCCCAGCAGGGTGGGGCGGTGCCCCAGCAGATCAAGCTGCAGCTGCCTATCCAGATCCAGCAGGCAGGAGGCCAGGTGCAGGCCCACCAGATCCAGAACGTGGTGACCATCCAGACAGCCAGCGTGCAGGACCACCTGCAGAGGATCCAGCAGCTCAGAGAGCAGCAgcagaagaagaagcagcaggAGGCCAAAAGGGAGCAGAGCCTGCAGGCCTCCAGCCCCAGCGACATCATCCAGAAACAGGTGGTGATgaagcagaatgctgtgatagacAATCTGAAACAGAGGAAGACCATGACTCCAGCAGAGCGGGAGGAGAACCAGAG AATAATCGTCTGCAATCAGGTTATGAAGTTCATCCTGGACAAGATCGACAAGGATGAGAAGCAGGCGGCtaagaagaggaagaaggaggagTCTGTGGAGCAGAAACGCAGCAAGCAGAATGCCACCAAGCTCTCGGCTCTGCTCTTCAAGCACAAAGAGCAGCTCAAGGCTGAGATCCTGAAGAAGAGGGCTCTACTGGACAAGGAGCTGCAGCTGGAGGTTCAG GAGGAGCTGAGGAGGGACATCAGCAGGctgaggaaggagaaggagaaggccCAAGCTGCAGCCTCTCAGGCAGCTGCTGCTGCAGCCGCAGCCCAGGTGgcctcatccctctcccccaccATGGCCTCGCCCTCCTCCGCCCACAAACGCAGGAGGGACGACGAGAGGGACTCGTCCTCCGCCAAgcccaagaagaagaagatgatATCCACTACCTCAAAGGATCACAAGAAGGAAGTGAAgctgtactgtgtctgtaaaacGCCCTATGACGAGGCCAA GTTCTACATTGGGTGCGACCTGTGCTCCAACTGGTTCCACGGTGCGTGTGTGGGCATCACGGAGAAGGAGGCCAAGAAGATGGACGACTACGTCTGTAATGGCTGCAAGCAGGGCCAGGACTCACAGGACTCAGAGGGCACCACGGAGGAGCTGTACTGCATCTGCCGGACGCCATATGATGAAACACA GTTTTACATTGGCTGCGACCGTTGCCAGAACTGGTACCACGGGCGCTGTGTGGGCATTCTGCAGAGTGAGGCCACCCACATAGACGAGTACGTGTGCCCGCAGTGTCAATCCACGGAGGACGCCATGACGGTCCTCACACCGTTAACCGACAAGGACTACGAGGGTTTAAGAAGAATCCTGCGTTCCTTACAG GCTCACAAAATGGCGTGGCCGTTCCTTGAACCAGTAGATCCCAACGATGCTCCTGATTATTATGGCGTTATAAAGGAACCGATGG ACCTCTCCACAATGGAAGACAGATTACAGAAACGGTATTACAACAAGCTCACTGAGTTTGTGGCGGACATGACCAAAGTCTTTGACAACTGCCGCTACTACAACCCCAACGACTCCCCCTTCTTTCAGTGTGCCGAAGTTCTGGAGTCATTCTTTGTACAGAAGCTCAAAGGTTTCAAAGCTAGCAG ATTGTGA